Proteins encoded within one genomic window of Fusarium musae strain F31 chromosome 4, whole genome shotgun sequence:
- a CDS encoding hypothetical protein (EggNog:ENOG41) encodes MATIEKITLVEDLDSSGQQTQDYETDVLYDAQSGQTTQRPAVIVKRGTGVLFTVEVSGISSSQSSKPLRLTINPPGYGYFITSQVIQPEAVQKAAGKAIVFNMSQIFPTDAVVVATIDPLTPFCIKGKRTFFLMSVENPATPLTDESVCGNGVGEMEVEMELYLLGYQLPPYFDDKVPLLLLRMFVGAATLQKVRTAQQWVALVAKICHGSARPETGEPVETQNHWLKYNTMGGGSYFLIPKTQNDYINYGGSFLLSAWLDAYRNFKKTGCFSVVNCYDQAGAVEVAASLGVSYSCFAWEYHQPYGFITKDTELVGWGRCNNPMFEKIPKNKLLENNMDPSRTIFGNHAFISWSPDFDPAPSVFDQKNDPSNFKGMLAIDACAGPHLGNEPRGEWVSPVSYPNPSVYPDGYTNKSTYWRCRDDQYLLQEHTFQKYDKEKGTWEDMVSRHNWTPGITGLSTEQKDASFPPIHPNDPFEGSNITFPLATEFPNPSLVFGGDISALQRSFWNSLNSNIPGSSNWGWAFIDNIKLPDGGVIYEQKWYERGDAVFNFIAFKMWVVANLTDALAAQKARAAQVIVTSTLEASDFQANLATPSETQKIYVLQADFTALVVWQNLFFEITGYVGIEEIKALAHDLVTEILNGLETDVGSNWKLPIEHYKGFP; translated from the exons ATGGCTACTATCGAGAAGATCACGCTTGTCGAGG ATCTTGACAGTTCGGGCCAGCAAACCCAAGATTACGAGACTGATGTTCTGTACGATGCGCAATCTGGACAGACTACCCAACGCCCTGCTGTCATCGTGAAGAGGGGTACTGGCGTCCTGTTCACTGTCGAAGTCAGCGGGATTTCTAGCAGCCAGTCCAGCAAGCCGCTGCGGCTGACTATAAACCCCCCCGGCTATGGATacttcatcaccagccagGTCATACAACCCGAAGCTGTTCAAAAAGCCGCAGGAAAAGCTATCGTGTTCAACATGTCTCAGATTTTCCCGACTGACGCCGTGGTCGTCGCCACGATCGACCCGCTCACTCCTTTCTGTATTAAAGGCAAAAGAACATTCTTCCTGATGAGTGTTGAAAACCCGGCAACGCCTCTGACAGACGAGAGCGTGTGTGGTAATGGCGTGGGGGAGATGGAAGTCGAAATGGAGCTTTATCTTCTCGGTTACCAGCTACCGCCTTATTTCGACGACAAGGTGCCTCTACTTCTCCTACGCATGTTCGTGGGTGCTGCGACCTTGCAAAAGGTTCGCACGGCACAGCAATGGGTTGCACTGGTGGCAAAGATCTGCCATGGCTCTGCGCGCCCAGAAACGGGCGAGCCGGTAGAAACGCAGAACCACTGGCTCAAATACAACACTATGGGGGGCGGCTCCTACTTCCTGATCCCAAAGACTCAGAACGACTACATAAACTATGGAGGGAGTTTCCTCCTGTCTGCATGGTTAGATGCCTACCGCAACTTCAAGAAAACGGGCTGTTTCAGCGTGGTCAACTGTTATGATCAAGCAGGCGCCGTTGAGGTGGCAGCCTCCTTGGGTGTGAGTTACTCATGCTTCGCATGGGAGTATCACCAGCCCTATGGCTTCATCACAAAGGATACGGAGCTCGTTGGCTGGGGTCGATGCAACAATCCTATGTTCGAGAAGATACCCAagaacaagcttcttgaaaACAACATGGACCCTAGTAGGACAATTTTTGGTAACCATGCTTTCATCTCATGGAGTCCGGACTTCGATCCAGCGCCAAGTGTGTTTGACCAAAAGAATGACCCTTCGAACTTCAAAGGGATGCTGGCTATTGACGCATGTGCAGGCCCGCATCTTGGCAACGAACCTCGAGGTGAATGGGTTAGTCCTGTGTCATACCCTAACCCTTCCGTCTATCCCGATGGCTATACGAACAAATCTACATACTGGAGATGCCGAGATGACCAATATCTTCTCCAAGAGCATACGTTTCAAAAGTatgacaaggagaagggaaCCTGGGAGGACATGGTCAGCCGCCACAATTGGACTCCCGGTATTACTGGCTTGTCCACTGAACAAAAGGACGCCAGCTTTCCGCCTATTCATCCAAATGATCCCTTCGAGGGAAGCAACATCACCTTCCCACTTGCAACAGAGTTTCCAAACCCCAGCTTGGTCTTTGGAGGAGACATTTCAGCTCTTCAGAGATCTTTCTGGAACTCATTGAACAGCAATATCCCAGGAAGCAGTAACTGGGGTTGGGCATTCATTGATAACATCAAACTCCCCGATGGCGGTGTGATCTATGAACAAAAGTGGTACGAGCGTGGAGACGccgtcttcaacttcattgCATTCAAGATGTGGGTGGTGGCCAACCTGACTGATGCGCTGGCGGCCCAAAAGGCCCGCGCTGCTCAAGTCATCGTCACAAGCACGCTTGAAGCAAGTGACTTCCAGGCGAACCTGGCGACTCCGAGCGAGACCCAGAAGATTTATGTTCTCCAGGCTGATTTTACTGCGTTGGTAGTCTGGCAGAACCTTTTCTTTGAGATTACTGGATATGTAGGTATAGAGGAGATAAAGGCCTTGGCCCATGATCTGGTCACTGAGATACTGAACGGCCTCGAGACTGATGTCGGCTCGAACTGGAAACTTCCTATTGAGCATTACAAGGGATTCCCCTAA
- a CDS encoding hypothetical protein (EggNog:ENOG41) produces MEAETVDTPSDVPAFDAMTTMLTAILVSLVAYFGHGPLQDLLFQSSTKTKSLGADSDDESDVASDKCIVRRLEEEEKNCVVLFGSQSGNAQEFAEKLGREAHTRFSLRSTVAEIDEYTYHNLHKLPENTIVFFILASYGDGEPTDNAEQFYNFLNNEDDEGPFDRLREHGLQNLSYAAFGLGNSSYAHFNAVVRKVDEKLQLCGARRLGPVGEADDGKGTNAEDFIEWKDNMWPKVIEAFGLVEQEAGGREPAFEVVEVPSHHGPIFQGDYTDKNLAQQAQAVTNHCFTPITQSRLLSDAGGRSYIHVELGLKDTKLDYQTGDHLSVSPINSDIEVERFLRVFGLWDKRHETIRVRSLSDDLSPPFPSPCSYESAAQFYIDICGPVSREVVSTFANSVSDPQQKTKLHQLGKDKEAFLALTEGSFYNTASMMEALFPGETVNVSFAIIIEAMPKLQPRYYSISSSSALDADKISITVAIESFPIPNTNRYFSGVATNFMLDVASEENGVMSKSRVQPITYTLPTKRPHLQPSLSVFVRTSTFRLPSDLAIPVLMIGPGTGVAPFRGFVRERVAMHRQGKDFAPMMLLYGCRKRTEDFLYQEEWNAYTAEMGSKFRMYTAFSREQKNKVYVQDLILQQSKEIASLIKNGGHVYVCGDVGMGRGVTETLCKVLASETSVSLADAQRVLSDMRHSHRYQVRVSRILTNVSI; encoded by the exons ATGGAAGCAGAAACAGTTGAC ACTCCTAGCGATGTACCTGCGTTCGATGCGATGACAACGATGTTGACAGCGATACTCGTCTCACTAGTTGCCTATTTCGGCCATGGCCCCCTGCAAGACCTGCTTTTCCAATCCTCAACAAAGACGAAATCACTTGGGGCAGATAGCGACGATGAGTCTGATGTCGCAAGCGACAAATGCATCGTGAGGAGgctagaagaggaggaaaagaactGTGTGGTCCTGTTTGGGTCTCAAAGCGGAAACGCACAGGAATTCGCCGAGAAGCTTGGTCGCGAAGCCCATACCCGGTTCTCTTTACGCTCGACAGTTGCCGAGATCGACGAATACACTTACCACAACTTGCACAAACTTCCTGAGAACACCATCGTATTCTTTATTCTTGCTTCGTATGGCGACGGAGAGCCAACGGATAATGCGGAACAATTTTACAACTTCTTGAacaacgaggacgatgaggggCCATTTGACAGACTTCGAGAACATGGCCTTCAGAATCTGTCATACGCTGCTTTTGGGTTGGGGAACAGTAGCTATGCTCACTTTAATGCTGTGGTTCGCAAAGTTGACGAGAAGCTACAGCTCTGCGGTGCCAGACGTCTTGGCCCTGTTGGCGAAGCTGATGACGGGAAGGGAACGAACGCCGAGGACTTCATCGAGTGGAAAGATAACATGTGGCCCAAGGTCATAGAGGCTTTCGGCCTGGTCGAGCAAGAGGCTGGAGGCCGAGAGCCTGCTTTCGAAGTGGTTGAGGTACCCAGTCATCATGGCCCAATCTTTCAGGGGGACTACACAGACAAGAACCTCGCACAGCAGGCACAGGCTGTTACAAACCACTGCTTTACACCTATAACTCAGTCAAGACTGCTCTCGGACGCTGGTGGTCGGTCCTACATACATGTTGAACTGGGCCTCAAGGATACCAAGCTTGACTATCAGACGGGCGACCATCTCTCTGTTTCTCCCATCAACTCAGATATTGAGGTCGAGCGCTTCTTGAGAGTGTTTGGGCTATGGGACAAGAGACACGAGACCATCCGGGTAAGGTCGCTCTCCGATGACCTGAGCCCTCCATTCCCGTCTCCGTGCAGCTACGAGTCCGCGGCTCAATTTTATATCGACATCTGTGGGCCAGTGTCCCGTGAAGTCGTATCCACCTTTGCGAACTCCGTTTCGGATCCTCAGCAGAAGACCAAGCTTCACCAACTTGGCAAGGATAAAGAGGCATTCTTGGCCCTTACAGAGGGAAGCTTTTACAACACTGCTTCCATGATGGAGGCTCTGTTTCCTGGTGAGACCGTCAATGTTTCCTTTGCAATCATCATCGAGGCGATGCCAAAGCTACAGCCGAGATACTACTCGATATCTTCGTCTTCCGCCCTTGATGCCGACAAAATCTCCATCACGGTGGCTATCGAGTCATTTCCAATTCCCAACACGAATAGATACTTTTCCGGTGTCGCGACGAACTTTATGTTGGACGTTGCTTCTGAAGAAAATGGGGTTATGTCCAAGAGTCGAGTGCAGCCGATAACCTACACGCTGCCCACGAAACGACCTCATCTACAACCCTCTCTCTCAGTGTTCGTCCGGACTTCGACATTCCGACTACCTTCTGATCTGGCAATACCTGTGCTTATGATTGGCCCTGGCACCGGCGTTGCCCCGTTCCGTGGATTCGTGAGAGAACGCGTCGCGATGCATCGACAAGGCAAAGACTTCGCACCCATGATGCTATTGTATGGTTGCCGCAAGAGGACTGAAGACTTCCTCTACCAAGAAGAGTGGAAT GCATATACCGCTGAGATGGGTTCCAAGTTCAGGATGTACACAGCATTCTCGCGGgagcagaagaacaaggtgTACGTTCAAGATCTTATCCTCCAGCAATCGAAAGAAATTGCTTCTCTGATCAAGAACGGTGGGCACGTGTATGTTTGCGGTGACGTGGGCATGGGTCGAGGAGTGACAGAGACGCTTTGTAAGGTCCTTGCTTCTGAGACCAGCGTGTCTTTGGCTGATGCACAACGGGTATTGTCCGACATGAGGCACTCACATCGATATCAGGTTCGTGTCTCGCGGATCCTTACAAACGTGTCGATCTAA